A window of Fluoribacter dumoffii NY 23 contains these coding sequences:
- the gltX gene encoding glutamate--tRNA ligase, with protein MTVRTRFAPSPTGFLHVGGVRTALFSWLYAKRHQGKFVLRIEDTDQERSTKESVQAILDGMEWLGMDYDEGPFFQTERYTRYHEVAQQFLNEGKAYRCECSKERLEDLRTAQLAAKEKPRYDGHCRDKNLPVSDKPFVIRFKNPEQGTVSFHDQVYGEIHVANSELDDLILVRSDGHPTYNFAVVIDDIDMKITHVIRGDDHINNTPRQINLFQALNAEIPVFAHLPMILGEDGKRLSKRHGAVSVLQFKELGVLPHALLNYLVRLGWSYGDQEIFSINEMVDRFDLKNVSRGVSSFNYEKLYWLNQHYQKNDPAEEVAESLRWYFEQAGIDVTKGPKLTDLVAIQAERCKTLAEMCQMSLYFFTDSIEYDEAAVKKHLRPVILEPLTALYERLQKVDVWEKDHLQECINDISAEFDINMGKIAQPLRVAVTGSGMSPSIDMTLTLLGRERVLARLKTALEQLKIRAQTNS; from the coding sequence ATGACAGTTAGAACCCGATTTGCACCAAGCCCGACTGGTTTTTTACACGTAGGTGGAGTCAGAACTGCCTTATTTTCATGGCTTTATGCAAAGCGTCATCAAGGCAAGTTTGTTTTGCGCATTGAAGATACCGATCAGGAACGTTCTACTAAGGAATCGGTGCAAGCTATTCTGGATGGGATGGAATGGTTAGGTATGGATTATGATGAAGGTCCTTTTTTTCAAACCGAACGTTATACTCGTTACCATGAGGTGGCTCAACAGTTTTTGAATGAGGGCAAGGCTTATCGCTGTGAGTGCAGCAAAGAGCGTTTGGAAGATTTACGAACTGCACAATTGGCCGCTAAAGAAAAACCACGGTACGATGGTCATTGCCGAGATAAAAATTTACCTGTATCGGACAAACCTTTTGTCATCCGTTTTAAGAATCCTGAGCAGGGCACTGTATCTTTCCATGATCAAGTTTATGGAGAAATCCATGTAGCGAATAGTGAATTGGATGATCTAATTCTTGTACGTTCTGATGGCCACCCGACCTATAATTTTGCTGTGGTTATCGATGATATAGATATGAAAATAACCCATGTCATCCGCGGGGATGATCATATCAATAATACGCCGAGACAAATTAATTTGTTTCAGGCACTTAATGCTGAAATTCCAGTTTTTGCCCACTTACCTATGATTTTAGGGGAAGATGGAAAACGTTTGTCCAAAAGACATGGTGCGGTGAGTGTATTGCAATTTAAGGAGTTAGGTGTATTGCCTCACGCTTTATTAAATTACCTGGTGCGTTTAGGCTGGTCTTATGGTGATCAGGAAATATTCAGTATCAACGAAATGGTTGATCGCTTTGATTTAAAAAATGTGAGTCGGGGTGTTTCCAGCTTTAACTATGAAAAACTGTATTGGTTAAATCAGCATTATCAAAAAAATGATCCTGCTGAAGAGGTTGCTGAATCATTGCGTTGGTATTTTGAACAAGCAGGTATCGATGTAACAAAAGGGCCTAAATTAACCGACCTGGTGGCGATTCAGGCTGAGCGTTGTAAAACCCTGGCCGAAATGTGCCAAATGAGTTTGTATTTTTTTACAGATTCAATTGAATATGATGAAGCTGCAGTGAAAAAACATTTGCGGCCAGTTATTCTGGAACCATTAACAGCACTTTATGAACGGTTACAAAAAGTAGATGTTTGGGAAAAAGATCATTTGCAAGAATGCATTAACGACATCAGTGCAGAATTTGACATTAACATGGGGAAAATCGCCCAACCCTTGCGTGTTGCGGTAACCGGTTCGGGTATGTCTCCATCCATTGATATGACCTTGACTTTATTAGGCCGGGAAAGGGTGCTAGCACGCCTGAAAACTGCGTTGGAACAATTGAAAATTAGGGCCCAAACGAATAGTTGA
- a CDS encoding serine hydrolase domain-containing protein: MKGKTHLVALAFIASLILPYSYAATSDSSTNITEQLQKEIDNYFNKYSKKEKFTAIAASVLIPQNRLSNAKEIKTVVHGTIGYPPLSQPINPTNLFDIGSITKSFTSLILLQLQTEEKLSLDDPLGKWLPQYSNWKTVTLRQLLNMTSGIPNYSEDEEFSQKMESHLDAVWTDEELLKYAHPEKPLEKRSGNLYEYSNSNYILAALVIEKVTHDSFANQLKLRIINAQNGLNNSFYLAGPDAQAVEKSIEDRRVHGYFYDEKKNKLIDTLTNDLSWAAAAGAIVADTEDVVHWVQLLYRGTLIKPIFRERALAELESVVSMKTGQPIPKVSENDPFGFGLGVGYLYDKELKQRFWVYKGSTLGFRVMYFWQACNNVTTVVALNSKGGEGNPESKLGDEILKANQSLYKVILKNYPELQCMS; the protein is encoded by the coding sequence ATGAAAGGCAAAACACATTTAGTAGCATTGGCATTTATTGCTTCATTAATTTTACCTTATTCTTATGCCGCCACTTCTGATTCCTCTACAAACATTACTGAGCAATTACAGAAAGAAATTGATAATTACTTTAATAAATACAGTAAAAAAGAAAAATTTACTGCTATTGCCGCCTCAGTCCTGATCCCCCAAAATCGATTGAGCAATGCGAAAGAAATTAAAACTGTAGTGCACGGAACTATAGGATATCCTCCTTTATCCCAGCCCATTAATCCCACTAATTTGTTTGATATAGGAAGTATTACCAAATCATTTACATCCCTTATCCTTTTACAACTGCAAACAGAAGAAAAATTATCCCTTGATGATCCCTTAGGCAAATGGCTGCCTCAGTATTCCAATTGGAAAACTGTGACTTTAAGACAGTTATTAAATATGACCAGCGGTATTCCCAATTATTCAGAAGATGAGGAATTCTCTCAAAAAATGGAATCTCATTTGGATGCTGTCTGGACCGATGAAGAACTATTAAAGTATGCACATCCTGAAAAACCGCTTGAAAAGAGATCGGGTAATCTTTATGAATACTCTAATTCCAATTATATATTGGCTGCTTTAGTAATTGAAAAAGTAACTCATGATTCTTTTGCCAACCAATTAAAATTGCGAATTATTAATGCACAAAATGGCTTGAATAATTCTTTCTATCTTGCAGGCCCCGATGCGCAAGCGGTTGAAAAATCAATTGAAGATCGTAGGGTACATGGCTATTTTTACGATGAGAAAAAGAATAAATTAATTGATACACTGACTAATGATTTATCCTGGGCAGCAGCTGCAGGCGCCATAGTTGCCGATACAGAAGATGTCGTACACTGGGTACAATTACTTTATCGCGGAACATTGATTAAACCTATCTTCAGAGAAAGAGCTTTGGCTGAGCTTGAATCTGTCGTTTCGATGAAAACAGGTCAACCTATACCCAAGGTATCGGAAAACGATCCTTTTGGGTTTGGATTAGGGGTAGGGTATCTTTATGATAAAGAACTTAAACAGCGTTTTTGGGTTTACAAAGGAAGTACTTTAGGGTTTCGTGTGATGTATTTCTGGCAGGCTTGTAATAATGTAACCACTGTAGTCGCATTAAACAGCAAGGGCGGTGAGGGGAATCCTGAATCCAAACTAGGTGATGAAATCCTCAAAGCAAATCAAAGCCTGTATAAGGTTATTTTAAAAAATTATCCTGAGCTTCAATGCATGTCCTAG
- the gstA gene encoding glutathione transferase GstA — protein sequence MKLYYAKSACSLAVRVVLNELGIEFQDEEVDLKAKKTQFDKDYLSINPKGAVPALYLDNGDVLTENQVILQYLTDITPGQKLLPPVGDLRRYHTLEWVNYVATELHKTVGMFFYPNLNEETKNIFMSVVNSRLKYVNERLEHGPYLMGKDFSLPDAYLFVVLRWAYYFKFDLSPYKHLEQFMKNVAERPAVAVSLQQEKL from the coding sequence ATGAAGCTTTATTATGCCAAGTCAGCGTGCTCTTTAGCTGTTCGCGTTGTTCTCAATGAGTTAGGCATTGAATTTCAAGATGAAGAAGTGGATTTAAAGGCAAAAAAAACCCAGTTTGATAAGGATTATTTATCAATTAATCCCAAAGGGGCAGTACCTGCACTTTATCTGGATAATGGTGATGTGCTGACTGAAAATCAGGTTATTTTGCAATATCTAACTGATATAACCCCGGGTCAAAAACTCTTGCCTCCAGTGGGTGATTTAAGAAGGTATCATACTTTGGAGTGGGTGAATTATGTTGCTACCGAATTGCACAAGACGGTAGGAATGTTTTTTTATCCAAATCTCAATGAAGAAACCAAAAACATTTTCATGTCTGTGGTTAACTCTCGTTTGAAGTACGTTAATGAACGTCTTGAGCACGGACCTTATTTGATGGGTAAGGATTTTAGCTTACCGGATGCTTATCTATTTGTCGTACTGAGATGGGCTTATTATTTTAAATTTGATCTTTCACCATATAAACATTTGGAACAATTTATGAAAAATGTTGCAGAACGTCCAGCTGTTGCGGTTTCACTCCAACAAGAAAAACTGTAA
- a CDS encoding outer membrane beta-barrel protein, with the protein MYNSKLFLLSFLFLSSSSCLAETSNLPHHPFYVGAIAGFGSTTWQGLVPSEKNQNVALMLSTPIDVEEGGSAWGVLAGYEFTRFFAIEANYMHFPEANVHFDSISLFSFDHDGLEVLTTKTEVVSLLGKLMVPIPHSHMKIFSGAGVAGVHRKDIVVDDWRPGPTFTVGVNYNFTEHITGEVAGNFTAGYGESQLSPADSYYPFLYSVAAHLIFRF; encoded by the coding sequence GTGTATAATTCAAAATTATTTTTACTTTCATTCTTGTTTCTTTCTTCATCTTCCTGTTTGGCAGAGACCAGTAATTTACCCCACCATCCTTTTTATGTAGGTGCGATTGCCGGCTTTGGTTCCACTACCTGGCAAGGCCTGGTTCCAAGCGAAAAAAATCAAAATGTGGCTTTGATGCTATCAACTCCTATCGATGTTGAAGAAGGTGGGAGTGCATGGGGTGTTTTAGCTGGGTATGAGTTTACCCGTTTTTTTGCAATCGAAGCCAACTACATGCACTTTCCAGAAGCAAATGTTCATTTCGATTCTATCAGTTTGTTCAGCTTCGATCATGACGGTTTAGAAGTCTTAACCACAAAAACTGAAGTCGTATCACTGCTGGGAAAACTCATGGTTCCTATTCCTCACTCCCATATGAAAATCTTTTCAGGTGCGGGAGTTGCCGGTGTGCATCGTAAGGATATTGTGGTCGACGACTGGCGCCCAGGCCCTACTTTTACGGTGGGGGTAAACTATAATTTTACCGAACATATTACAGGGGAAGTTGCTGGTAATTTTACTGCCGGTTATGGAGAATCCCAACTTAGTCCTGCAGACTCTTATTACCCTTTTCTCTATTCGGTTGCCGCCCATCTAATTTTTCGTTTTTAG
- a CDS encoding amino acid adenylation domain-containing protein: protein MANKNIIPALFEEHAHRFPHDIAAQKDNEKLTYGELNEKANQLAHYLRSTGLKPDMPVALCLDRSFDFLITLFAILKAGGAYLPLDASQPEERLLFLLNDSKASILITQSAFIDKFASYQGAVVLLNLNDDALNKQPKDNLIPATTSEHLAYIIYTSGSTGTPKGVLIEHRSVINYCKWFAAYTGCTRQQRIDFSANPVFDMAVTCTLVPLMLGLTVVLCDDAIRKEIQSYLHFLAKYRINIIKLTPSYFKVLLHGAKNNFINLPQLQSIILGGENLASAECQSWLELYPKHVLYNEYGPTEATVAVSTYKVSSLSCTDLGTNVPIGTAGSNMSCILLDTNNNPVPDGEIGELFIGGACLARGYLNQPHLTQQHFITCRETRLYKTGDLCKKNSDGNIEYLGRIDEQVKIRGYRIEPSEIVKYMSTYPAIKEGAVLPQKDAFGEQRLIAYYIPKDRNGSLNANKLRQYLQKYLPEYMIPTVFLKIDSFPLTANGKLDKAALPLPSLGMNCQYVEPNTTLEKKLAQIWSDELGVQIIGLQDDFFDLGGHSLSAARIISKISSDLNKTVSIYDFYKAANIANLISIIKTTKKNKKKRSLRTPDYRQISNIPLSDFQFLLWMAHTFEPRAQKLNIVGRKRLNGRLNERALEFAFQAVLKKHEPFTYQLFKFKPAQKRKNICSFKLIVKDLTSLPVPQKERELQKSMTQLVNFYPWPKKNALVIGRLFYLNESESELQICIPHLISDDHCPDILFSELSRFYQLHNQLSLDKITADTRFKEHIFIERSAMKMHLDEDISFWGKYLNDVGLFTFPEEHVVFDMQNKNIPYSTYSVIPEELLHNLKHFCERNHISINNALGAVVALALRNCCGTGHNKSPYTYINIIQSTRDNPIYDNTIGCFLRVEPAKIKLDEKATLTGLSQQIRNAIIDTSNYQHCSNLVKLCSISSFKPNRIENFLTHLVTPLYSKLLKIPSIYRKILHQCGSRIVSYKRNTQFLINLNIRGNFVEQADKRELFGFNPKQINNTKDDLLAIDYVLEASFLRDDNQNTRYLVISANLKPEFREIIAREMIHIMELAAFDNQSHEQVIKHECAEQFS from the coding sequence ATGGCGAATAAAAATATAATACCAGCCTTGTTTGAAGAGCATGCGCATCGCTTCCCTCATGATATCGCGGCTCAGAAAGATAATGAAAAACTCACCTATGGCGAGCTTAATGAAAAAGCAAATCAACTTGCCCATTATCTGCGTAGCACAGGCTTAAAACCTGACATGCCGGTAGCACTTTGCCTGGACCGTTCCTTCGATTTTCTCATTACTCTTTTTGCTATTTTAAAAGCAGGCGGAGCCTACCTGCCTCTGGATGCCTCACAGCCAGAAGAACGTTTATTGTTTTTACTCAATGACAGCAAAGCATCTATTTTGATTACACAATCTGCTTTTATAGATAAATTTGCATCCTATCAAGGTGCTGTAGTTCTCTTGAACCTGAATGATGACGCTCTCAATAAACAACCAAAAGATAATTTAATCCCTGCAACTACTTCGGAGCATTTAGCGTATATAATCTATACATCAGGCTCCACCGGAACTCCCAAAGGTGTTCTTATTGAGCATCGCTCTGTAATTAATTATTGTAAATGGTTTGCTGCGTATACCGGTTGCACTCGACAGCAACGAATTGATTTTTCTGCAAATCCGGTTTTTGATATGGCTGTAACTTGCACGCTTGTTCCCTTGATGCTTGGATTAACTGTCGTTCTTTGTGACGATGCTATCAGGAAAGAAATACAATCCTATCTCCATTTTCTGGCCAAATACCGTATTAATATCATCAAGTTGACGCCGAGTTATTTTAAAGTTCTTTTGCATGGAGCGAAAAATAATTTTATTAACTTGCCTCAATTACAATCGATTATTCTTGGTGGAGAAAACTTAGCTTCAGCCGAGTGCCAATCCTGGCTTGAGCTCTACCCAAAGCATGTTTTATACAATGAATATGGGCCAACTGAAGCAACTGTTGCTGTCTCAACTTACAAGGTAAGTAGTTTAAGTTGCACCGATCTAGGTACCAATGTCCCTATCGGGACAGCAGGGTCAAATATGAGTTGTATCCTGCTCGATACCAACAACAACCCTGTTCCTGATGGAGAGATAGGTGAACTATTTATAGGTGGAGCGTGTTTGGCTCGGGGCTACCTGAATCAGCCGCATCTAACCCAGCAACACTTCATTACTTGCCGGGAAACCCGTTTATATAAAACGGGAGATTTATGCAAAAAAAATTCTGATGGAAACATTGAATATCTTGGGAGAATTGATGAACAAGTAAAGATCAGGGGTTATCGAATTGAACCTAGTGAAATAGTAAAATATATGAGTACCTATCCTGCTATTAAAGAAGGTGCTGTCCTCCCTCAAAAAGATGCCTTCGGAGAGCAACGCTTAATAGCCTATTACATACCCAAAGACAGAAATGGGTCATTAAATGCAAATAAATTACGCCAATATTTACAAAAGTATTTACCTGAATACATGATTCCTACAGTATTTCTAAAGATTGACTCCTTTCCCCTGACAGCGAATGGCAAACTGGACAAAGCAGCCTTACCTTTACCTTCTTTGGGTATGAATTGTCAGTATGTTGAACCCAATACTACTTTAGAGAAAAAGCTTGCACAAATTTGGTCCGATGAATTAGGGGTGCAGATCATCGGCCTTCAGGATGATTTTTTTGATTTGGGAGGGCATTCTTTATCCGCAGCACGTATTATTTCAAAGATAAGCAGTGACTTAAATAAAACCGTCAGTATCTATGACTTTTATAAAGCCGCTAATATTGCCAACCTGATCTCAATTATCAAAACCACAAAAAAGAACAAGAAAAAGCGTTCGCTAAGAACTCCTGATTACCGCCAGATAAGCAACATCCCTCTTAGTGATTTTCAATTTTTACTTTGGATGGCTCACACGTTTGAGCCCAGGGCGCAAAAACTAAATATCGTTGGGAGAAAGAGGCTAAACGGCCGTCTAAATGAGCGTGCCCTGGAGTTTGCATTCCAAGCGGTTTTAAAAAAACATGAACCGTTTACTTATCAGCTTTTCAAATTTAAGCCTGCGCAAAAAAGAAAAAATATATGTTCCTTTAAATTAATTGTAAAAGATTTGACCTCGCTTCCTGTACCACAAAAAGAACGCGAGTTACAAAAATCAATGACGCAACTCGTTAACTTTTATCCCTGGCCGAAAAAAAATGCTTTGGTTATTGGAAGATTATTTTATTTGAATGAATCGGAATCAGAACTGCAAATATGTATCCCGCACCTTATTTCAGATGATCATTGTCCGGATATTTTATTCTCTGAATTATCCCGATTCTATCAACTCCATAACCAACTTTCTCTTGATAAAATCACAGCAGATACACGCTTTAAAGAACATATTTTCATTGAACGGTCCGCAATGAAAATGCATTTGGATGAGGACATTTCATTTTGGGGAAAATATCTAAACGATGTCGGTTTATTTACATTTCCTGAGGAGCATGTAGTTTTTGACATGCAAAATAAGAATATTCCATACTCTACCTATTCCGTAATCCCTGAAGAACTGTTACATAATCTCAAGCATTTTTGCGAACGAAATCATATCAGCATTAATAATGCATTAGGTGCGGTAGTTGCATTGGCTTTACGAAATTGTTGCGGCACAGGGCACAATAAATCGCCTTATACCTATATAAACATCATTCAATCCACACGGGATAACCCGATTTATGATAATACAATCGGCTGTTTTTTACGGGTTGAACCCGCAAAAATAAAACTTGATGAAAAAGCCACATTAACCGGCTTATCGCAACAAATACGTAATGCGATTATTGATACCAGTAACTATCAGCATTGCTCAAATTTAGTAAAACTCTGCTCCATTAGTTCTTTTAAACCCAACCGGATCGAAAACTTCTTGACCCATTTAGTAACTCCATTGTATTCAAAACTACTCAAAATACCTTCCATTTACCGGAAAATTTTACATCAATGCGGCAGTCGTATCGTATCCTATAAGCGAAACACCCAATTTCTTATCAATCTTAATATCAGAGGAAACTTCGTTGAACAGGCTGATAAAAGAGAGTTATTTGGCTTTAATCCTAAGCAGATCAACAACACCAAAGATGATTTACTGGCTATAGACTATGTTTTAGAAGCCAGCTTCCTTCGCGATGACAATCAAAATACACGTTATTTGGTGATATCAGCTAATTTAAAACCTGAATTTCGTGAAATAATTGCCCGCGAAATGATTCATATTATGGAATTGGCAGCGTTTGATAATCAGTCTCATGAGCAGGTTATAAAACATGAATGTGCAGAACAGTTTTCCTGA